The following coding sequences lie in one Niabella agricola genomic window:
- a CDS encoding ThuA domain-containing protein, with product MKKYTAVLVLAAALFGVTGLHAQNAPNWKKVRVLVYTKNGKGYVHDNIPFAVKAIQQLGTVQGFKVDTSSRPEVMTESNLKQYTLLIFPSTNNDVFDTDAQRLAFRRYIEAGGGFVGLHSVTGTERNWRWFKMMLGGTFSWHAKFQPFTVRVIDTRHPSMKGVPAVWEKGDECYFAKEMYPGPRVLMVHDLRTIDTTSIQQKEMLQKNRGNYGDFYPTAWEYAFDGGHTWVTTLGHDKKDYSDPVYLNHILGGIRFIAGQVKTIDFMKAYAQHRDDEVRF from the coding sequence ATGAAAAAATACACAGCGGTACTGGTTTTAGCAGCAGCATTGTTTGGGGTAACCGGCCTCCATGCGCAAAACGCTCCCAACTGGAAAAAGGTGCGGGTATTGGTATATACCAAAAACGGCAAAGGATATGTACATGATAATATTCCGTTTGCAGTAAAGGCCATCCAGCAGTTGGGTACCGTTCAGGGGTTTAAAGTAGACACCAGTTCCCGCCCGGAGGTGATGACGGAATCCAATCTGAAACAGTATACCCTGCTGATTTTTCCCAGCACCAATAATGATGTATTTGATACCGATGCCCAGCGGCTTGCTTTCCGGCGCTATATTGAAGCCGGGGGTGGTTTTGTGGGTTTGCATTCCGTAACAGGTACCGAGCGCAACTGGCGGTGGTTTAAAATGATGCTGGGTGGTACCTTCTCCTGGCACGCTAAATTCCAGCCCTTTACGGTAAGGGTTATAGATACCCGCCATCCTTCTATGAAAGGCGTACCCGCCGTTTGGGAGAAGGGCGATGAGTGCTATTTTGCCAAGGAAATGTACCCCGGCCCGCGGGTGCTGATGGTACACGACCTCCGCACTATTGATACAACCAGCATCCAGCAAAAAGAAATGCTTCAGAAAAACCGCGGCAATTACGGCGACTTTTACCCCACCGCCTGGGAATATGCCTTTGATGGCGGCCATACCTGGGTCACCACCCTGGGGCACGACAAAAAAGACTACAGCGACCCGGTGTACCTGAATCATATCCTGGGAGGAATCCGGTTTATCGCCGGCCAGGTAAAAACCATCGATTTTATGAAAGCCTATGCACAGCACCGGGATGATGAAGTAAGGTTTTAA
- a CDS encoding DUF6807 domain-containing protein has translation MTKKILYLLAFTVWAGGSPLHAQRISSWQVKTSGNETFSIPVSVDLDAITTEAGSNLQLLETTSGKKTAVPFQVAPGNGRRLYWMLEPGRQKLRSFELVKTTESQSAAGSLQTDLENGAVTIRYGNKNFLRYHSETVYPPKGIDTAYKRSGFIHPLWTPNGEELTRINAPDHYHHWGMWNPWTHVLFEKDTVDFWNLRDRKGTVRFAGFGALVNGPVYSGYEALHQHIVFKKDGTEKNALNELQTVRIYRPDDRNNNYYIMDVTVQLSCAGASPVKLLEYRYGGLGIRATAEWNKDNSVIFTSEGKDRKAADGSTARWCVAQGQLHQQYGGLEMMSHPANYNYPEPLRVWPENMNNRGDVFLNLSPTKNKDWLLEPGKEYLLRYRFLVFNNRLPKEQAEEAWQAFAHPPKITFK, from the coding sequence ATGACAAAAAAGATCCTTTACCTGCTGGCCTTTACTGTATGGGCCGGGGGAAGCCCGCTTCATGCACAACGCATCAGCAGCTGGCAGGTAAAAACATCCGGTAATGAAACCTTTTCCATCCCGGTAAGTGTTGACCTGGATGCGATTACAACCGAAGCCGGCAGCAACCTGCAGCTTTTGGAAACCACCAGTGGTAAAAAAACAGCTGTCCCCTTTCAGGTAGCACCCGGCAATGGACGCCGGCTGTACTGGATGCTGGAACCCGGCAGGCAAAAACTGCGTTCCTTTGAATTGGTAAAAACTACGGAATCCCAATCCGCGGCGGGCAGCCTGCAAACCGACCTGGAAAATGGTGCCGTTACCATCCGTTACGGAAATAAAAACTTCCTGCGGTATCATTCAGAAACCGTGTATCCGCCTAAGGGCATCGACACCGCTTACAAACGCAGCGGCTTCATTCACCCGTTATGGACGCCCAACGGGGAGGAACTGACACGGATCAATGCCCCCGATCATTACCATCACTGGGGGATGTGGAATCCGTGGACGCATGTATTGTTTGAAAAAGATACTGTTGATTTCTGGAACCTGCGGGACCGGAAAGGGACTGTTCGGTTTGCAGGTTTTGGTGCCCTCGTTAACGGACCGGTTTATTCCGGGTACGAGGCCCTGCATCAGCACATCGTGTTTAAAAAGGATGGCACAGAAAAAAATGCCCTCAACGAATTACAAACGGTAAGGATCTACCGGCCGGATGACCGAAATAACAATTACTATATAATGGATGTGACCGTACAGTTAAGTTGTGCCGGCGCCAGCCCGGTAAAACTGCTCGAATACCGGTACGGCGGATTGGGCATTCGTGCCACGGCTGAATGGAACAAGGACAACAGCGTTATTTTTACCTCCGAAGGTAAGGACCGTAAAGCAGCCGACGGCAGTACGGCACGCTGGTGTGTGGCGCAGGGACAACTGCATCAGCAATATGGCGGATTGGAGATGATGAGCCACCCGGCCAATTACAATTACCCTGAACCGCTGCGGGTATGGCCCGAAAATATGAATAACCGGGGCGATGTATTTTTAAACCTCTCGCCTACCAAAAATAAAGACTGGCTGCTGGAGCCCGGCAAAGAATACCTGCTGCGATACCGCTTCCTGGTATTTAATAACCGGCTTCCAAAGGAACAGGCAGAAGAAGCCTGGCAGGCCTTTGCACATCCTCCAAAAATCACATTTAAATAA
- a CDS encoding putative oxidoreductase C-terminal domain-containing protein: MKKIVLPVALLALMVSCKNNESGSAATTDSTSRITLITLDPGHFHAALVQKEMYPDVDSNVYVYAPEGQDVDLHLKRIESYNTRAENPTHWKENIYTGADFFQKMIADKKGNVVVMSGNNQKKAEYVLNTVTAGLNVLADKPMAIDKTGFELVKNAFAKAAEKNVLLYDIMTERFEINTLLQREFSQVKEVFGDLEKGTPEHPAVTKESVHYLYKFVSGSVLQRPSWFLDVTQQGEGIVDVTTHLVDLVQWECFPEQVIDYQKDIEMVSAKRWTTPITLSQFSEITKQPSFPDYLKKDVKNDSVLSIYCNGAFNYKLRGVNAKVSVTWGYKAPEGTGDTHYSIMRGTRANLVIRQGAEQKYKPVLYIEPVKKSDAGFEKDLTAALAGIQAKYPGVELAKTAAGWQVVVPEKYNTGHEAHFGQVMQRYLQFLKEKKMPAWEVPNMIAKYYTTTSALELAKKSATK, encoded by the coding sequence ATGAAGAAAATTGTATTGCCCGTGGCACTGCTCGCATTGATGGTATCCTGTAAAAACAATGAATCAGGCAGCGCTGCAACAACCGACTCCACCTCCCGCATCACCCTGATTACGCTGGATCCGGGGCATTTTCATGCAGCCCTGGTGCAAAAAGAAATGTATCCCGATGTGGACAGCAACGTATACGTGTACGCTCCCGAAGGGCAGGATGTAGACCTGCACTTAAAAAGGATCGAATCCTATAATACCCGTGCAGAAAATCCAACGCATTGGAAGGAGAACATTTACACCGGAGCAGATTTCTTCCAGAAAATGATCGCGGACAAAAAGGGCAATGTAGTGGTGATGAGCGGCAACAACCAGAAAAAAGCCGAGTATGTGCTCAATACAGTAACTGCCGGACTGAATGTGCTGGCAGATAAACCCATGGCCATTGACAAGACCGGCTTTGAGCTGGTAAAAAATGCATTTGCAAAAGCAGCAGAAAAGAACGTGCTCCTTTATGATATCATGACCGAGCGCTTTGAGATCAACACCCTGCTGCAACGGGAGTTTTCGCAGGTTAAGGAAGTATTTGGCGATCTGGAGAAAGGTACGCCGGAGCACCCGGCTGTTACCAAGGAAAGCGTGCACTACCTTTATAAATTTGTTTCTGGATCCGTGCTGCAACGTCCGTCCTGGTTCCTGGATGTAACCCAGCAGGGGGAAGGCATTGTGGATGTAACCACGCATCTGGTTGACTTGGTGCAATGGGAATGTTTCCCGGAGCAGGTGATCGATTATCAGAAAGATATTGAAATGGTTTCGGCTAAACGATGGACCACACCCATTACCCTTAGCCAGTTTTCGGAAATTACCAAGCAACCATCCTTTCCGGATTATCTCAAAAAAGATGTCAAAAATGATTCCGTGCTGAGCATCTATTGCAACGGAGCCTTCAATTACAAGCTGCGGGGTGTAAATGCAAAAGTTTCCGTAACCTGGGGCTACAAAGCACCCGAAGGCACAGGTGATACTCACTACTCCATCATGCGCGGCACCCGCGCCAACCTGGTCATCCGCCAGGGTGCGGAACAAAAATACAAGCCGGTGTTATACATCGAACCGGTTAAAAAATCCGATGCCGGTTTTGAAAAAGATCTTACTGCGGCATTGGCCGGAATACAGGCCAAATATCCCGGTGTGGAGCTTGCAAAAACAGCAGCGGGATGGCAGGTGGTGGTACCCGAAAAATACAATACCGGGCATGAAGCACATTTCGGTCAGGTGATGCAGCGTTACCTTCAGTTCCTGAAAGAAAAAAAGATGCCTGCCTGGGAAGTGCCCAATATGATTGCCAAGTATTATACCACAACCTCGGCATTGGAACTGGCCAAAAAATCAGCAACAAAATAG
- a CDS encoding Gfo/Idh/MocA family protein translates to MPNLKSRRNFIRSSATLSAGAFLLPRVPMIVPSSFFTKDAPSNKVQIAQIGCGRIAMTHDLVETFKHESARIVAMADVDRYRLEAGKKRVEEWYAKKTGKASYIDIKMHDDYHELLVNKDIDAVIISTPDHWHAQPAMEAALAGKHIYLQKPTSLTIEEGRSMSDTVRKSGVVFQLGSQQRSMHPWPQFKKACELVRNGRIGQLHTVHVGLPADPPGGNTTEMPIPEGFNYDMWLGSTPYIYYTQDRVHNQKDIESRGGWLRMEQFGAGMITGWGVHHIDIAHWGMDTELTGPIEVEGSAQFPKTGLWNVHGDYEVKAKYANGITMLINSKNPNGVKFEGSNGWIFVSRGNVGVTASDPGAGSGGQNKAFNASDPKILTSVIGPNEVHLYESREQHLNWVDGIINKKPTISPAEVAHRSCSACLVAHAAMKLGTKLYWDPKKELFKDNIEANKLLSRPQRYPYGTNYVLNKQKK, encoded by the coding sequence ATGCCGAATTTAAAAAGCAGAAGAAATTTTATCCGGAGCTCCGCTACCCTTTCAGCGGGAGCCTTCCTGTTACCCCGGGTACCCATGATTGTACCTTCATCTTTTTTTACCAAGGACGCTCCCAGTAACAAGGTCCAGATCGCCCAGATCGGCTGCGGCCGTATTGCGATGACCCATGATCTTGTAGAAACGTTTAAACATGAGTCTGCACGGATCGTAGCCATGGCCGATGTAGACCGTTACCGTCTGGAAGCCGGTAAAAAAAGAGTGGAAGAATGGTACGCCAAAAAAACCGGCAAGGCCAGTTATATTGACATTAAGATGCACGACGACTACCACGAGTTGCTCGTTAATAAAGACATCGACGCAGTCATCATCAGTACTCCCGACCACTGGCATGCACAGCCGGCGATGGAAGCCGCGCTTGCCGGCAAACATATTTACCTGCAAAAGCCCACATCCCTCACCATTGAAGAAGGGCGCTCCATGAGCGACACCGTACGTAAATCGGGGGTGGTTTTCCAGTTGGGGAGCCAGCAGCGGTCGATGCATCCCTGGCCGCAATTTAAAAAAGCCTGCGAGCTGGTACGTAACGGCCGTATTGGCCAACTGCATACGGTGCATGTAGGTTTACCGGCCGACCCTCCGGGAGGCAATACCACAGAGATGCCCATACCGGAAGGATTTAATTATGATATGTGGCTGGGGTCCACGCCCTATATTTATTATACACAAGACCGGGTGCACAATCAAAAAGATATTGAGTCACGGGGCGGCTGGCTGCGGATGGAACAGTTTGGCGCCGGTATGATCACGGGTTGGGGAGTGCATCATATCGACATTGCACACTGGGGAATGGACACCGAATTAACCGGACCCATTGAAGTGGAAGGCAGTGCCCAATTTCCGAAAACCGGCTTGTGGAACGTGCACGGCGACTATGAGGTAAAAGCCAAATATGCCAACGGAATTACCATGCTTATTAACAGCAAGAACCCAAATGGTGTTAAATTTGAAGGCAGTAACGGATGGATCTTTGTATCCCGGGGAAATGTGGGTGTAACCGCCTCCGACCCGGGTGCCGGTTCCGGGGGGCAGAACAAGGCCTTCAATGCCAGCGATCCAAAGATCCTTACTTCGGTTATTGGTCCGAATGAGGTGCACTTGTATGAGAGCAGGGAACAACACCTGAACTGGGTAGATGGCATCATCAATAAAAAACCCACCATCAGTCCGGCAGAAGTTGCCCACCGCTCCTGCAGCGCCTGCCTGGTAGCACATGCGGCCATGAAGCTGGGAACGAAATTATACTGGGATCCCAAAAAAGAGCTGTTCAAAGACAATATCGAAGCCAATAAGTTATTGTCCAGACCGCAACGGTATCCTTATGGAACCAATTATGTATTGAACAAACAAAAAAAATAA
- a CDS encoding RNA polymerase sigma factor, with translation MKISALIEQRMITYLKKTDNELINLFSKGHTSALDSLLNRYQEKLFSTVLFLVKDKYHAEDICQDVFIKIIETLKNGKYKEEGKFLPWAMRIAHNLCVDYFRKLKRIPFAKNSVDHEVLDTINSSEQNVEEKIITVQNIGKAQDMLEQLPEEQREVIILRHFANLSFKEIADMTGCSINTALGRMRYGLLNLRKMMTGK, from the coding sequence ATGAAAATTTCCGCGTTAATTGAACAACGGATGATAACTTACTTAAAGAAGACTGATAACGAGCTCATAAATCTATTTTCAAAAGGACATACTTCTGCATTGGATTCTCTGTTGAATCGGTACCAGGAGAAATTGTTCAGTACGGTACTGTTTCTGGTAAAGGATAAATATCATGCGGAAGACATCTGCCAGGATGTTTTTATAAAGATCATCGAAACTTTAAAAAACGGCAAGTACAAGGAAGAAGGTAAGTTTTTGCCCTGGGCAATGCGTATTGCCCACAATCTTTGTGTGGATTATTTCAGAAAACTGAAACGGATTCCGTTTGCTAAAAACAGTGTAGATCACGAGGTATTGGATACCATTAATTCCTCGGAGCAAAATGTTGAAGAAAAAATCATCACCGTCCAGAATATCGGTAAGGCCCAGGATATGCTGGAGCAATTACCGGAGGAGCAGCGCGAGGTGATCATCCTGCGCCACTTTGCCAACCTGAGCTTTAAGGAAATAGCAGACATGACCGGATGCAGTATCAACACGGCACTGGGACGGATGCGCTATGGTCTGCTGAACCTCAGGAAAATGATGACGGGTAAATAA
- the uvrA gene encoding excinuclease ABC subunit UvrA: protein MAKAKTVEKKDEIFVKGARVHNLKNVTVGFPRNKLIVVTGVSGSGKSSLTIDTLYAEGQRRYAESLSAYARQFLNRMNKPDVDYIRNLCPAIAIEQKVITRTPRSTVGTMTEIYDYLRLLFARAGTTISPVSGKEVKKDDVADVIAAIEKQETGTKVFVLVAFKLHSNRNVREELNILLQKGFTRVAAGGGTRGAELDVLDIEDLLEQEDGAISQLLGISKNEIKTKSAPQVFILIDRIIARELDEDDRHRLSDSIGTAFYEGEGAVYVQTIAPDGKTQLHDFNNRFELDGIVFEEPNPNLFSFNNPLGACPTCEGFSLVLGIDADLVIPDKRLSVFEGAVAPWKGEKLGKWKDRFIRASAKYDFPIHKPVADLTKEQYELLWKGNSSVYGINDFFKEVEQNLYKVQYRVLLSRYRGRTTCPDCNGYRLRKEALYVKISDKHIGELGEMPARDLKAWFDKLKLPAHKAAIAKRILLEISNRLDTLLKVGLGYLTMSRVANTLSGGESQRIQLTRSLGSNLTNSLYILDEPSIGLHSRDTDNLIKVLKELRDLNNTVVVVEHDDMVMRHADHIIDMGPLAAHLGGEVVAAGTYKELLKDPHSLTGKYLSGTFSIEPPATTRKWTRFIKVEGARHHNLKDITVTFPLNVLAVVSGVSGSGKTTLVKQILYPALQKMKGEPVVSGDKIGFHKAITGDVESVQQIEMVDQNPIGKSSRSNPVTYIKAYDEIRDLFAKQPLSKMRGFQPKHFSFNVDGGRCDTCKGEGEQVVEMQFLADVHLICESCGGKRFKEEVLEVTYKDKSIHDILELSVDASLEFFKDEKKIKEAIQPLSDVGLGYIKLGQSSDTLSGGEAQRVKLASFLGKGKNNHKVLFIFDEPTTGLHFHDIKKLLASFNALIEQGHTVLVIEHNIDVIKSADWLIELGPEAGDGGGELVYEGVPSGIRKVKNSYTGMYL from the coding sequence ATGGCGAAGGCAAAAACCGTGGAAAAGAAGGATGAAATCTTTGTGAAAGGCGCCCGGGTACATAACCTGAAAAATGTAACGGTTGGTTTTCCCAGGAATAAATTGATTGTGGTAACCGGCGTGTCGGGATCGGGCAAATCTTCGCTCACCATCGATACCCTTTATGCGGAGGGGCAGCGGCGTTATGCAGAAAGCCTGAGCGCTTATGCCCGCCAGTTCCTGAACCGGATGAACAAGCCGGACGTGGACTATATCCGAAATCTCTGCCCGGCCATTGCCATTGAGCAGAAAGTGATCACCCGTACACCACGGAGTACCGTAGGTACCATGACGGAGATCTATGATTATCTCCGGCTGCTTTTTGCAAGGGCCGGTACCACGATTTCGCCCGTTTCTGGCAAGGAGGTAAAAAAAGATGACGTAGCCGATGTGATCGCTGCTATTGAAAAGCAGGAAACGGGAACGAAAGTGTTTGTATTGGTGGCGTTTAAATTACACTCGAACCGGAATGTGCGCGAGGAACTGAATATCCTGCTGCAAAAAGGATTTACCCGGGTTGCGGCAGGTGGAGGCACACGTGGAGCCGAACTGGATGTGCTGGATATTGAAGACCTGCTGGAGCAGGAGGATGGGGCTATTTCGCAATTGCTGGGAATATCAAAAAACGAAATAAAAACCAAATCCGCTCCACAGGTATTTATACTGATCGACCGGATCATTGCAAGAGAACTGGATGAAGACGACCGGCACCGGTTGAGCGATTCCATCGGTACGGCCTTCTACGAAGGGGAAGGTGCTGTTTATGTACAGACCATTGCCCCTGATGGCAAGACGCAGCTCCATGATTTTAATAACCGCTTTGAGCTGGACGGGATCGTATTTGAAGAGCCCAACCCCAATTTGTTTTCATTTAATAACCCGCTGGGCGCTTGTCCTACCTGTGAAGGCTTTAGCCTGGTACTGGGCATCGATGCAGACCTGGTGATTCCTGATAAACGGCTAAGTGTGTTTGAAGGTGCCGTAGCACCCTGGAAAGGTGAAAAACTGGGCAAATGGAAAGACCGGTTTATAAGGGCTTCAGCCAAATATGATTTCCCGATTCACAAGCCGGTGGCCGATCTTACCAAAGAACAATACGAACTGTTGTGGAAGGGAAACAGTTCTGTGTATGGCATCAACGACTTTTTTAAAGAAGTAGAGCAAAACCTGTATAAAGTACAATACCGGGTATTGCTGAGCCGCTACCGCGGACGTACCACCTGCCCCGATTGTAACGGGTACCGCTTGCGCAAGGAAGCGCTCTATGTAAAAATAAGCGACAAGCATATCGGCGAACTGGGGGAAATGCCGGCCAGGGATCTGAAAGCATGGTTCGACAAGCTGAAGCTACCGGCGCATAAAGCCGCCATTGCCAAACGGATCCTGCTGGAAATATCCAACCGCCTGGATACACTTTTGAAAGTAGGCCTGGGTTATTTAACCATGAGCCGCGTAGCCAATACACTGAGCGGGGGCGAGAGCCAGCGGATCCAGCTTACCCGGAGCCTGGGGAGTAATCTTACCAACTCGTTGTATATACTGGATGAGCCGTCAATCGGGCTGCACTCGCGCGACACCGATAATCTTATTAAAGTACTGAAAGAGCTGCGTGATCTGAACAATACAGTGGTGGTGGTGGAACATGATGATATGGTAATGCGGCATGCAGATCATATCATCGATATGGGACCGTTGGCGGCACACCTGGGCGGTGAAGTGGTGGCGGCAGGAACGTATAAAGAATTGCTGAAAGACCCGCACAGCCTTACCGGTAAATACCTGAGCGGCACTTTTTCTATTGAGCCGCCGGCTACTACCCGTAAATGGACGCGCTTTATAAAAGTAGAAGGGGCCCGGCATCACAACCTGAAAGATATAACTGTAACCTTCCCGTTAAATGTACTGGCTGTGGTAAGCGGAGTTAGTGGTAGCGGAAAGACCACATTGGTCAAGCAGATCCTGTATCCGGCATTGCAAAAGATGAAAGGAGAACCGGTGGTTTCCGGCGATAAAATTGGATTTCATAAAGCCATTACCGGTGATGTGGAAAGCGTGCAGCAGATCGAAATGGTAGACCAGAATCCCATTGGCAAATCATCGCGCAGCAACCCGGTAACCTATATAAAAGCCTATGATGAAATACGCGACCTGTTTGCCAAACAACCGCTCAGTAAAATGCGGGGATTTCAGCCTAAGCATTTTTCTTTTAACGTAGACGGTGGCCGTTGCGATACCTGCAAGGGTGAGGGCGAACAGGTAGTCGAAATGCAGTTCCTGGCGGATGTGCACCTGATTTGCGAAAGCTGCGGCGGCAAGCGCTTTAAGGAAGAAGTGCTGGAAGTAACCTACAAGGATAAAAGCATTCATGATATACTGGAGTTGAGTGTGGATGCATCCCTGGAATTCTTTAAAGATGAGAAAAAAATAAAGGAGGCCATACAGCCGCTGAGTGATGTGGGCCTGGGTTATATAAAATTGGGGCAATCCTCTGATACTCTTTCCGGCGGGGAAGCGCAGCGGGTAAAGCTAGCCTCCTTCCTGGGAAAAGGAAAAAACAATCACAAGGTCCTTTTCATTTTTGATGAGCCCACCACCGGCTTGCATTTTCATGATATAAAAAAGCTGCTGGCCTCGTTCAATGCATTGATCGAGCAGGGACATACCGTGTTGGTGATCGAGCACAATATTGACGTGATCAAAAGTGCCGACTGGCTGATCGAGCTGGGACCCGAAGCCGGTGATGGCGGCGGGGAACTGGTATATGAAGGTGTACCCTCAGGGATCAGGAAGGTAAAAAACAGTTATACAGGAATGTATTTGTAA
- a CDS encoding NAD(P)H-dependent flavin oxidoreductase encodes MFQNRITELFHITYPIIQAGMVWTSGWRLASAVSNAGGLGLIGAGSMYPDVLKVHIQKCRAAAKHPFGVNLPLLYPDLEAHIRIIIEEAVPVVFTSAGNPKTWTGILKEAGITVVHVVSSSKFALKAQDAGCDAVVAEGFEAGGHNGREETTSMVLVPLVADAVEIPVIAAGGIATGKQMLAAFALGAEGVQVGSRFAASEEASCHADFKKMIVSSNEGDTALSLKQLTPVRLLKNDFYQQVKALELAGATPAALLELLGRGRAKKGMFEGDLENGELEIGQVAAVIRSVQPAAEIVQELWTGFQNRLAELHT; translated from the coding sequence TTGTTTCAGAACCGCATCACAGAACTATTCCACATTACCTATCCCATTATCCAGGCCGGCATGGTATGGACCAGTGGCTGGCGACTGGCCAGCGCGGTGAGTAATGCCGGAGGCCTTGGATTGATCGGTGCCGGTTCCATGTACCCGGATGTATTAAAAGTGCATATACAAAAATGCAGAGCCGCTGCCAAGCATCCATTTGGCGTTAACCTGCCTTTACTGTATCCCGACCTTGAAGCACATATCCGGATCATTATCGAAGAAGCGGTTCCGGTTGTTTTTACCAGCGCCGGTAATCCCAAAACCTGGACGGGCATTTTAAAAGAAGCAGGCATCACGGTCGTACATGTGGTCAGCAGCAGCAAATTTGCGCTAAAGGCACAGGACGCGGGTTGCGATGCAGTAGTAGCTGAAGGTTTTGAAGCAGGGGGGCATAACGGCCGGGAGGAAACCACTTCCATGGTACTGGTGCCGCTGGTAGCGGATGCTGTAGAAATACCGGTGATTGCAGCAGGCGGCATTGCAACGGGTAAACAGATGTTGGCTGCCTTTGCGCTCGGTGCCGAAGGCGTGCAGGTAGGAAGCCGGTTTGCAGCCAGTGAAGAAGCATCCTGCCATGCCGATTTTAAAAAAATGATCGTCAGTTCCAACGAAGGCGATACCGCGCTCTCGCTAAAGCAGCTCACCCCCGTGCGATTATTAAAAAACGATTTTTACCAGCAGGTAAAAGCGCTGGAACTTGCAGGCGCTACACCGGCAGCATTGTTGGAACTATTGGGCCGCGGCCGGGCTAAAAAGGGCATGTTTGAGGGCGACCTTGAAAATGGCGAACTGGAAATCGGACAGGTAGCTGCAGTGATCCGGTCGGTTCAACCGGCAGCCGAAATTGTACAGGAGCTATGGACCGGGTTTCAAAACCGCCTGGCTGAGCTCCATACCTGA
- a CDS encoding S8 family peptidase yields the protein MKPIFSFVAVLATLGILFCGCQKNSALNPEVPLSAQSQGDLQKLALSTGSDYEPNEVLVKFKENILPEKKTAILNKINGHLKEKIITKLMARLGDQEGLSLLEATAGTMATIEKLKAMPEVEYAEPNYIYQHFATSNDPYFLNGSLWGMYGSTTTPANNYGSQAAAAWASGNTGSATVYVGIIDEGYMYMHEDLQANAGVNPGEIPGNGVDDDHNGYVDDVYGWDFVSNNNSVFDGTSDDHGTHVAGTIGAVGGNGKGVAGMCWNVKLLSGKFLGTNGGTTANAIKAIDYFTNLKLSQGLNIVATNNSWGGGGFSQALQDAIERANNAGILFVAAAGNSTNNNDANPSYPASYPNANIIAVAAITNSGALASFSNYGSTTVDLGAPGASIYSTVPVNLKRNKIGSGYASYSGTSMATPHVTGAVALYASTHPGATAAAVKNAILTTTTPTASLAGKCATGGRLNVSSF from the coding sequence ATGAAACCGATCTTTTCATTTGTTGCTGTTTTAGCAACGCTGGGCATCCTCTTCTGCGGCTGCCAGAAAAATAGCGCGCTCAACCCTGAGGTGCCGTTATCAGCACAAAGCCAGGGCGATCTGCAGAAATTAGCCTTAAGCACAGGTTCTGACTACGAGCCCAACGAAGTACTGGTAAAATTTAAAGAAAACATCCTTCCCGAAAAAAAGACAGCAATCCTGAATAAGATCAACGGGCATTTAAAAGAAAAAATCATTACCAAACTGATGGCAAGACTGGGCGACCAGGAGGGGCTTTCGCTCCTGGAAGCTACGGCGGGAACGATGGCTACGATTGAAAAATTAAAGGCGATGCCCGAGGTGGAATATGCAGAGCCCAATTATATCTATCAGCATTTTGCAACATCCAACGATCCTTACTTTTTAAACGGGTCACTGTGGGGAATGTACGGTTCCACCACTACGCCCGCCAATAATTATGGCAGCCAGGCAGCAGCCGCATGGGCCTCCGGCAATACCGGGTCCGCCACGGTATACGTCGGCATCATCGACGAAGGATATATGTACATGCACGAAGACCTTCAGGCGAATGCTGGCGTAAACCCAGGTGAAATTCCCGGCAATGGCGTGGATGACGATCACAACGGGTATGTTGATGACGTGTATGGCTGGGACTTTGTAAGCAATAATAATTCCGTATTTGACGGTACCAGCGATGATCATGGCACGCATGTGGCAGGAACGATTGGAGCTGTGGGCGGCAACGGCAAAGGTGTTGCCGGAATGTGCTGGAACGTTAAACTACTCAGCGGCAAGTTCCTGGGCACCAATGGCGGCACCACGGCCAATGCTATAAAAGCGATCGATTACTTTACCAACTTAAAATTGAGCCAGGGCCTTAATATAGTAGCTACCAATAATTCCTGGGGCGGCGGCGGTTTTTCACAGGCCTTACAGGACGCTATCGAACGTGCCAATAATGCGGGCATTCTGTTTGTAGCAGCCGCCGGAAATTCAACTAATAATAACGACGCCAATCCCAGCTACCCCGCGAGTTATCCCAATGCCAATATCATTGCGGTTGCCGCTATAACCAACTCCGGAGCATTGGCTAGTTTTTCTAACTATGGCAGTACAACCGTAGACTTAGGCGCTCCCGGGGCCTCCATTTACTCAACCGTGCCCGTAAATCTCAAAAGGAACAAAATCGGATCGGGTTATGCTTCATACAGCGGCACCTCCATGGCTACCCCGCATGTTACTGGAGCTGTTGCGCTGTACGCTTCCACCCATCCCGGCGCCACAGCTGCAGCTGTCAAAAATGCGATTCTTACTACTACCACGCCAACCGCTTCCCTGGCCGGCAAATGCGCCACCGGAGGGCGACTAAATGTCAGTTCCTTCTAG